A stretch of Bacteroidales bacterium DNA encodes these proteins:
- a CDS encoding UbiA family prenyltransferase, translated as MGKIKLYLSLVKFSHTLFAMPFAIVGFFMATNYYNYGFDIKTLIYVLLCMVFVRNAAMAFNRYVDKRIDKENERTSSREIPKGVIKPSNALIFVIINSVAFIVVTWFINRLCFYLSPIVLLVVLGYSFTKRFTFISHYILGIGLGLAPIGAFLAVSGEFRILPILLSFAVWAWVSGFDIIYSVQDEEFDRQNRLFSIPAHFGVERALCISRLTHCMSAAFIIATIFVGGFGYKYVLAVSVFCGLLIYQHIIVKADDLSRVDFAFFNLNGLASVLFAILAVWELLEIGN; from the coding sequence ATGGGTAAAATAAAACTCTATTTGTCGTTGGTAAAATTTAGCCACACGTTGTTTGCTATGCCTTTTGCAATAGTGGGTTTTTTCATGGCAACCAACTATTATAATTATGGTTTCGATATAAAAACGCTCATTTATGTTTTACTGTGTATGGTTTTTGTCCGCAATGCTGCTATGGCATTTAATCGCTACGTTGACAAACGTATTGATAAAGAAAACGAGCGCACATCAAGTCGTGAAATACCAAAAGGAGTTATAAAACCATCGAATGCACTGATTTTTGTTATAATCAATTCTGTTGCATTCATTGTTGTTACTTGGTTTATCAACAGATTGTGTTTCTATTTAAGCCCAATAGTTTTACTTGTTGTTTTGGGATATAGTTTTACTAAGCGTTTTACATTTATCAGCCACTACATTTTAGGTATAGGATTGGGATTGGCACCAATAGGCGCATTTTTGGCTGTTTCGGGCGAATTTAGAATTTTGCCGATACTTTTAAGTTTTGCTGTTTGGGCTTGGGTAAGTGGTTTTGATATTATCTATTCTGTTCAAGATGAGGAGTTTGACCGTCAAAACAGACTTTTTTCGATACCCGCTCATTTTGGGGTAGAACGAGCATTATGTATTTCACGGTTAACTCATTGTATGTCAGCAGCTTTCATTATTGCAACTATCTTTGTTGGTGGCTTTGGTTATAAGTATGTGTTGGCGGTATCTGTTTTTTGTGGATTATTAATCTATCAGCATATAATTGTGAAAGCCGATGATTTAAGTCGAGTTGATTTTGCATTTTTTAATTTGAACGGTCTGGCTTCTGTTCTTTTTGCTATTTTGGCTGTATGGGAGCTGTTGGAAATTGGAAATTAG
- a CDS encoding CPBP family intramembrane metalloprotease gives MKSSLSNFKSIIALFAYVLISTLVASLLIFLAEKIFPAGLSADNQWSNYVQVAIQTITIFGLPVLLFQSFNKRFEISIYPQKGFLKILVLGFVAWVLCYFPVNALWEINKAVQFPEFMSGIEQTLKTIQHQSEQFINEFMKYRGGFHLFMLIVLVGLLPAIFEELFFRGLLQQLISKMFNNIWTPIVITSIVFSVFHFEFYSFLPRVLLGILLGVAFSATGKLWLPMILHFINNLSSILFRQFIPEHKFEELANATLGGYQWIVSIVSAILLFYVLKTMLKERSSH, from the coding sequence ATGAAAAGTTCACTATCAAACTTCAAGTCAATAATCGCACTATTTGCCTATGTACTTATAAGCACTTTGGTTGCCTCTCTGTTGATATTTCTTGCTGAAAAGATTTTTCCTGCCGGACTAAGTGCTGATAATCAATGGTCTAACTATGTTCAAGTTGCAATTCAAACCATTACGATTTTTGGGTTGCCTGTTTTGTTATTCCAATCCTTTAACAAGAGATTTGAGATAAGTATCTATCCCCAAAAGGGATTTTTAAAAATATTAGTGCTTGGCTTTGTTGCATGGGTTTTATGCTATTTCCCTGTAAATGCTTTGTGGGAAATAAACAAAGCGGTACAGTTTCCGGAATTTATGTCGGGTATTGAACAGACGTTAAAGACTATTCAACACCAGTCGGAGCAGTTTATTAACGAGTTTATGAAGTATCGGGGTGGTTTTCATCTCTTTATGCTTATTGTGCTTGTCGGGTTGCTTCCTGCGATATTTGAGGAGCTGTTTTTTCGGGGTTTGTTGCAACAACTTATCTCTAAAATGTTCAATAACATTTGGACACCAATAGTTATTACTTCAATAGTTTTTTCGGTTTTTCACTTTGAGTTTTACTCTTTTCTGCCGAGAGTTTTGTTGGGGATTTTATTAGGTGTAGCATTTAGCGCAACTGGGAAATTGTGGTTACCAATGATTCTACACTTTATAAATAATCTCTCGAGTATATTATTTCGCCAATTTATCCCCGAGCATAAATTTGAAGAATTGGCAAATGCTACGTTAGGGGGTTATCAGTGGATTGTCTCTATAGTTTCAGCGATATTGCTTTTTTACGTGTTAAAAACAATGCTTAAAGAACGCTCGTCTCATTAA
- a CDS encoding DUF885 domain-containing protein translates to MLYIRILIPNTRKMPYRRLPNTDIARLRALNAALKMGSTLFHTDLAISQSLLLKLRAFLPLFKQTVDHQREAFRRQTQNSKTYLDIQKRARLYISHFIQVLNLAIVRGELKPETRKYYGLKVNQKTVPDLNTEAEIIEWGEKLIKGEAERLATGVAPITNPTIALVKVRYEDYIRTHRNQKSLQDIYAKATLKVAEMRKEADELIVEIWNQVEAFFGELPPKQMREKAKTYGVVYVYRKGELEAEAEEEAKNSNDLVNETSVL, encoded by the coding sequence ATGTTGTATATTCGCATACTAATCCCAAATACCCGAAAAATGCCTTATCGCAGATTACCAAACACAGACATAGCACGATTACGCGCTTTGAACGCTGCACTAAAGATGGGAAGCACTCTGTTTCACACCGATTTAGCCATATCACAATCACTATTGCTAAAACTGCGTGCTTTTTTACCCTTATTCAAACAAACTGTCGATCATCAGCGAGAAGCTTTTAGACGACAGACACAGAACAGTAAGACTTATCTTGATATTCAAAAACGCGCCCGACTCTACATCTCACATTTCATTCAAGTTTTGAATTTAGCCATAGTACGCGGAGAACTTAAACCAGAAACAAGAAAGTATTATGGATTGAAAGTAAACCAAAAAACAGTCCCCGACCTAAATACGGAAGCAGAAATTATTGAATGGGGAGAAAAATTAATTAAAGGTGAAGCCGAACGATTGGCTACTGGAGTAGCACCAATAACAAACCCCACAATTGCATTGGTAAAAGTGCGTTATGAAGATTATATTCGAACCCATAGAAACCAAAAAAGCCTACAAGATATTTATGCCAAAGCAACTCTAAAGGTTGCCGAAATGCGCAAAGAAGCTGACGAATTAATCGTAGAGATATGGAACCAAGTTGAGGCATTTTTTGGAGAATTGCCACCTAAGCAGATGCGCGAAAAAGCAAAAACATACGGTGTTGTTTACGTCTATCGAAAAGGTGAGCTTGAGGCAGAAGCCGAAGAGGAGGCAAAAAACAGTAACGATTTGGTTAATGAGACGAGCGTTCTTTAA
- a CDS encoding Omp28-related outer membrane protein, translated as MRTIYLILAVAFATFILHSCDIIEGNPYEAVGGGGHGDTVSTDVTKRVLLIEFTGFLCTSCPEAHAQINLLKDAYGDKLLPIAIHAGKFAIPTASLPYDYRTNFGTALHDHIIPNGYPAGIVSSLLSSNQSSATDWAGQVEESLKVSTSLSIEIENSVVSSDIKTNIKIKNTKPEIALNDLKVFTLLVEDSVVGAQRFPGGETVDDYVHNHMLRHGFTTSHLGNNFVFNDQNEFDTTYSVSIDGEWRVNKLSVVVFVTNIDDEVLQTNYKNIE; from the coding sequence ATGAGGACAATATATTTGATATTAGCAGTTGCTTTTGCAACATTTATATTGCATTCGTGTGATATAATAGAAGGAAATCCATATGAAGCGGTTGGTGGTGGCGGTCATGGTGATACGGTTTCTACTGATGTTACGAAAAGAGTGCTTTTAATTGAATTTACAGGCTTTCTATGTACAAGCTGCCCGGAGGCACACGCTCAAATTAACTTATTAAAAGATGCTTATGGAGATAAGTTGTTGCCAATCGCAATTCATGCAGGGAAGTTTGCAATACCTACTGCATCATTGCCATACGATTATAGAACCAATTTTGGTACCGCTTTGCATGATCATATTATTCCCAATGGTTACCCTGCCGGTATAGTATCATCTTTGTTATCATCTAACCAAAGTTCAGCAACAGATTGGGCAGGACAGGTAGAAGAGTCGTTAAAGGTATCAACAAGCCTTTCAATAGAAATTGAAAACAGTGTTGTTAGTAGTGATATCAAGACAAATATAAAAATAAAAAACACTAAACCTGAAATTGCGTTAAACGATTTAAAAGTATTTACTTTATTAGTTGAAGATTCAGTTGTAGGAGCACAACGTTTTCCGGGAGGTGAAACGGTAGACGATTACGTTCATAATCATATGTTAAGACACGGATTTACAACAAGTCATTTAGGAAACAATTTTGTTTTTAATGACCAAAATGAGTTTGATACTACATATTCTGTGTCTATTGACGGGGAATGGAGGGTAAATAAACTTTCTGTCGTTGTTTTTGTTACTAACATAGATGATGAGGTTTTACAAACAAATTACAAAAATATTGAGTAA
- a CDS encoding amidohydrolase, which produces MDQNKIKELVEDIIPQVESWYKWLHQNPELSGKEFKTNHFIVDKLNKLTHKGIRNIAGTGIVCEIQGKEPGKHIAFRAELDALPIEEKTKVEYKSKNKGVMHACGHDFHMAALLGIATIVSENINSLKGKVTFIFQPSEESLPGGALQMIERGLFASKKPDLIIGQHVLPDLPTGYVGFRSGAYMASGDEIEITIEGKGGHGALPHLANDVVLALSQTIVSLQQIKSRFVNQTEPFVLSFGKIEANGATNILPETATAHGTMRTLNETWREAAKEQIINIVEKTSQVFGCKGSVNIRDGYPVLINDKHETEQLKQLAINILGEEKVVDLPIRMTTDDFSRFAQLIPAVYYRIGVTNKNKKDVGLHSPTFLPDISALKTAMLLPLTVIFQ; this is translated from the coding sequence ATGGATCAAAATAAGATTAAAGAGCTGGTTGAAGATATTATTCCACAGGTTGAGTCATGGTATAAGTGGTTACATCAAAACCCTGAGCTATCTGGAAAAGAGTTTAAAACAAATCATTTTATTGTTGATAAGCTAAATAAATTAACACATAAGGGCATTAGAAATATTGCCGGTACAGGCATTGTTTGCGAAATTCAAGGAAAAGAGCCCGGCAAACATATTGCTTTCAGAGCCGAACTCGATGCACTCCCCATTGAAGAGAAGACCAAAGTAGAATATAAAAGTAAAAACAAAGGCGTTATGCATGCCTGCGGACACGATTTTCACATGGCTGCTCTGCTTGGAATTGCTACAATTGTCAGTGAAAACATAAATTCATTAAAAGGTAAAGTTACATTTATTTTTCAGCCTTCGGAAGAATCTCTTCCTGGTGGAGCTTTACAAATGATAGAACGAGGATTATTTGCCTCCAAAAAACCCGATTTAATTATAGGACAACACGTTTTGCCCGACCTGCCAACAGGATACGTAGGATTTCGTTCGGGAGCATATATGGCTTCAGGAGACGAAATTGAAATTACGATTGAGGGAAAGGGTGGTCACGGAGCACTGCCACACCTTGCAAACGATGTTGTGTTGGCTTTGTCACAAACAATTGTGTCGTTGCAACAAATAAAATCAAGATTTGTAAATCAAACAGAACCTTTTGTTCTAAGCTTTGGGAAAATTGAAGCTAACGGCGCCACAAACATATTGCCAGAAACAGCAACTGCGCATGGCACAATGCGAACATTAAACGAAACGTGGCGCGAAGCTGCCAAAGAACAGATAATCAATATAGTCGAAAAAACAAGTCAAGTGTTTGGCTGCAAAGGTAGCGTTAATATCCGTGACGGTTATCCTGTTTTGATTAACGACAAGCACGAAACCGAACAATTAAAACAACTTGCCATAAACATTCTTGGTGAAGAAAAGGTTGTTGATTTACCAATTAGAATGACAACTGATGACTTCTCTCGTTTTGCTCAATTGATTCCTGCTGTTTATTATAGGATTGGCGTAACAAACAAAAACAAGAAAGATGTTGGTTTACACTCCCCTACATTTTTACCTGATATTTCAGCTCTTAAAACAGCAATGTTGCTACCATTAACAGTTATTTTTCAATAG
- a CDS encoding T9SS type A sorting domain-containing protein gives MKKQLLFVIFVLASFFLGAQSIEIYDLDGNIIPAGQNYVVKGNAGDFLATYLKVKNVSENPVEVKFRKQVLETFGEIEISFCWAGACLPPHINESPGFVTIQPGEFSEENLGVEIFSETAEEGIARIAMTAFDSNNPSDSTRIVVVADYFTSIKEADKVHMKIYPNPTNGELNITGGYGKTVKVFNAIGQLMFSQQLNSDQELLDLSFIKSGIYMVQLTDNGKIIETKKLIKQ, from the coding sequence ATGAAAAAACAACTACTATTTGTAATTTTTGTTTTGGCATCATTCTTTCTCGGTGCTCAAAGTATTGAAATATATGACTTAGATGGAAATATTATTCCAGCAGGTCAGAATTATGTTGTAAAAGGAAATGCAGGAGACTTTTTGGCTACATACCTGAAGGTGAAAAACGTAAGTGAAAATCCTGTTGAGGTCAAGTTCCGCAAACAAGTTTTAGAAACATTTGGAGAAATAGAGATCTCGTTTTGTTGGGCTGGTGCTTGTTTACCTCCACACATTAATGAGAGCCCCGGATTTGTAACGATTCAACCTGGTGAGTTTTCAGAAGAAAATTTAGGTGTTGAAATTTTTTCAGAAACTGCAGAAGAAGGTATTGCAAGAATAGCAATGACAGCCTTTGATAGTAATAATCCAAGTGATTCTACTCGTATTGTTGTTGTTGCCGATTATTTTACTTCTATCAAAGAAGCTGATAAAGTTCACATGAAAATTTATCCAAACCCAACAAATGGTGAGCTAAATATTACAGGAGGATACGGTAAAACGGTAAAAGTATTTAACGCTATTGGTCAGCTTATGTTCTCGCAGCAGCTTAATAGTGATCAAGAACTATTAGATTTAAGTTTTATAAAATCGGGAATTTATATGGTTCAATTAACTGATAACGGAAAAATAATAGAAACAAAAAAATTGATTAAGCAGTAG
- a CDS encoding valine--tRNA ligase, translating to MTEISSRYNPAETEDKWYKYWLDNGFFNSEPDNREPYCIVIPPPNVTGVLHMGHMLNNTIQDILVRRARMQGKNACWVPGTDHASIATEAKVVEKLKNEGIEKSSLTREQFLEHAWEWKEKHGGIILEQLKKLGASCDWRRTKFTMDEPLSQSVLKVFVDLYNKGLIYRGVRMVNWDPQALTAVSDEEVVHREVESKLYYLRYFVKDDPTQYITIATTRPETILGDTAVCVNPNDSRFKNLVGKEVLVPLINRAVKVIEDEYVDMEFGTGALKITPAHDINDYEIGKRHELDFIDIFNPNGTLNEKAILYIGKDRFDVRNEIVADLEKAGNLVKTENYINKVGFSERTDAVIEPKLSLQWFLRMKDLAEPALEAVMSDRVKFYPSKFKNTYKYWMENIQDWCVSRQLWWGQRIPAYYLPDGKDYVVALTIEEALVLAKEKTGNNSLTIKDLRQDDDCLDTWFSSWLWPMTVFDGINNPDNPDIKYYYPTNDLVTAPEIMFFWVARMIMAGLKYRKEIPFSSVYYTGIVRDHLRRKMSKSLGNSPDPIELMKIYGADGVRVGMLLCSPAGNDLLYDDSLPEQGRNFGNKIWNAFRLVKSWNVDNAANQPLSAKQGIDWFNNKLNLAISQIDDHFNNYRINEALMTVYKLFWDDFASWYLEIVKPAFGTPMDSITYSATVGFFDKMLRLLHPFMPFITEEIWQNLEQRKAGESIMISEMPKCQTYDDSKIDLFDIHCEIISAIRTIRTEKNIPFKQAISASLKSGDDNFKLEYGAIVEKLTNIENFGLINEKPEGAVVQMVRTHELFVNLSGLIDKDEEIKKLQAELDYTKGFLTSVMKKLGNEKFVNSAPEKVVEAERKKQADAEAKIEAIENQLKAISNEQ from the coding sequence ATGACCGAAATATCATCAAGGTATAATCCTGCCGAAACCGAAGACAAATGGTATAAATATTGGCTTGACAATGGCTTTTTTAATTCAGAACCCGATAATCGTGAACCGTATTGCATTGTTATTCCGCCACCAAACGTGACAGGTGTGTTGCATATGGGACACATGCTGAATAATACTATTCAAGATATTTTGGTGCGTCGTGCACGGATGCAAGGGAAAAACGCATGTTGGGTTCCGGGAACTGACCATGCATCTATTGCCACCGAAGCAAAAGTTGTGGAAAAACTTAAAAATGAGGGGATTGAAAAATCATCACTCACACGCGAACAGTTCCTCGAGCACGCTTGGGAGTGGAAAGAGAAACATGGCGGAATTATTCTCGAACAGTTAAAGAAATTGGGAGCTTCGTGCGATTGGCGAAGAACAAAATTTACTATGGACGAGCCTTTGTCGCAGAGCGTTTTAAAGGTTTTTGTAGATTTATATAACAAAGGACTTATCTATCGTGGCGTAAGAATGGTAAACTGGGATCCGCAAGCACTGACCGCAGTTAGCGATGAGGAGGTTGTTCATCGCGAAGTTGAATCGAAACTTTACTATCTGCGTTATTTTGTAAAGGATGACCCAACACAATATATAACCATTGCCACAACTCGCCCTGAAACAATTTTGGGAGATACAGCCGTTTGTGTTAACCCTAATGACAGCAGATTTAAAAATCTTGTTGGCAAGGAGGTGCTTGTTCCGCTAATAAACAGAGCAGTGAAAGTTATTGAAGATGAGTATGTTGATATGGAGTTTGGAACAGGAGCCTTGAAAATCACTCCTGCTCACGATATCAACGACTATGAAATAGGAAAGCGACACGAGCTCGATTTTATAGATATATTCAATCCGAACGGAACTCTGAACGAAAAAGCAATTCTCTATATCGGAAAAGATCGCTTTGATGTTAGAAATGAGATAGTTGCCGATTTGGAGAAAGCTGGAAATTTGGTAAAAACAGAGAATTATATAAATAAGGTCGGTTTTTCGGAACGCACGGATGCTGTTATTGAACCCAAACTCTCTTTGCAGTGGTTTTTGCGAATGAAAGACTTAGCCGAACCCGCACTTGAAGCAGTTATGAGCGACAGGGTTAAATTTTATCCTTCAAAATTCAAGAACACATACAAGTATTGGATGGAAAATATTCAGGATTGGTGTGTTAGCCGTCAGTTGTGGTGGGGGCAACGTATTCCCGCTTATTACTTGCCTGATGGTAAAGATTATGTTGTGGCTCTGACGATTGAAGAGGCACTTGTGTTAGCAAAAGAGAAAACGGGAAACAATAGTCTTACAATCAAAGACTTACGTCAAGACGATGACTGCCTTGATACTTGGTTTTCATCGTGGTTGTGGCCCATGACGGTTTTTGATGGAATTAATAATCCCGATAATCCCGATATCAAATACTACTATCCTACAAATGATTTAGTTACCGCTCCCGAGATTATGTTTTTCTGGGTTGCCCGAATGATTATGGCGGGATTGAAGTATCGAAAAGAGATACCCTTTTCGAGTGTCTATTACACAGGGATAGTGCGCGACCATCTGAGACGTAAAATGTCAAAATCGCTTGGCAATTCGCCCGACCCCATTGAGTTAATGAAAATCTATGGTGCTGACGGAGTGAGAGTTGGCATGTTACTCTGTTCACCTGCCGGAAACGATTTGCTTTACGATGATTCGCTACCCGAACAGGGAAGAAATTTTGGAAACAAAATTTGGAATGCCTTTCGACTTGTAAAATCGTGGAATGTCGATAATGCTGCAAATCAGCCACTTTCGGCAAAACAAGGCATTGATTGGTTTAACAACAAATTGAATCTTGCAATATCTCAAATTGATGACCATTTCAATAATTACCGTATCAACGAGGCTCTGATGACAGTTTATAAACTATTTTGGGATGATTTTGCAAGCTGGTATCTTGAGATTGTCAAACCTGCTTTCGGAACCCCAATGGACAGTATAACATATAGTGCAACTGTCGGATTTTTCGATAAAATGTTACGCTTGTTGCACCCGTTTATGCCATTTATTACCGAAGAAATTTGGCAAAATCTTGAACAACGCAAAGCCGGAGAGTCAATAATGATAAGCGAAATGCCTAAGTGTCAAACTTATGATGATTCCAAAATTGATTTGTTTGATATACATTGCGAAATTATAAGTGCAATCAGAACTATACGCACCGAAAAAAATATCCCTTTTAAACAGGCTATTTCGGCATCGTTGAAATCGGGGGACGACAATTTTAAACTCGAATACGGCGCAATAGTCGAAAAACTTACAAATATTGAGAATTTTGGCTTGATAAACGAGAAACCCGAAGGAGCTGTTGTCCAGATGGTTCGCACACACGAGCTTTTTGTTAACCTCTCTGGATTGATTGACAAAGACGAGGAGATAAAAAAACTTCAGGCAGAGTTGGATTATACAAAGGGATTTCTAACCTCAGTAATGAAAAAATTGGGCAATGAAAAATTTGTTAATTCAGCACCAGAAAAGGTTGTCGAAGCTGAGCGAAAAAAACAGGCTGATGCAGAGGCGAAAATTGAGGCAATTGAAAATCAACTTAAAGCAATTAGCAATGAACAATGA
- the dusB gene encoding tRNA dihydrouridine synthase DusB has translation MVKIGNIELRDKPLFLAPMEDVTDITFRYICKHFGVDVMCSEFVASEALIRSIKKSTEKLVMFDYERPMAVQIFGNNHDSMVEAAKVAESYNPDFIDINFGCPVKKIATKGSGAGMLRTPELMVEIASSIVKAVKLPVTVKTRLGWDENSIIIEELAEKLQDVGIAMLAIHGRTRSQFYRGVADWEPIGRVKNNPRIKIPIIGNGDIKSSEDAKNAFDKYGVDGVMIGRGAIGKPWIFKEIRHYLDTGEHLPPLTVTERVELTHMHLLKSIENKGEKYGVLEMRQHFSNYFKGLPNFKETRLKLVTAPTYDEVVEILNHIKQEWGDMPLQNNHLVDNCCKKLENL, from the coding sequence ATGGTTAAAATAGGAAATATCGAGTTACGCGACAAGCCGCTTTTTTTAGCACCAATGGAAGATGTTACAGATATTACTTTCAGGTATATATGTAAACATTTTGGGGTTGATGTAATGTGTTCCGAGTTTGTTGCATCCGAGGCACTGATACGCTCAATTAAAAAGTCAACCGAAAAACTTGTTATGTTCGATTACGAGCGACCAATGGCTGTTCAAATTTTTGGGAACAATCACGACTCAATGGTCGAGGCGGCAAAGGTTGCAGAGTCATATAACCCTGATTTTATAGATATTAACTTTGGTTGTCCTGTAAAAAAAATTGCAACAAAAGGGTCAGGCGCAGGTATGTTGCGCACACCCGAGCTAATGGTTGAAATCGCAAGCTCGATAGTTAAAGCCGTTAAGCTACCTGTTACCGTAAAAACTCGACTTGGCTGGGACGAGAACTCAATAATTATCGAAGAATTGGCAGAGAAACTTCAAGACGTTGGTATAGCAATGCTCGCCATTCACGGAAGAACAAGGTCGCAGTTTTACAGGGGTGTTGCTGATTGGGAACCGATTGGCAGAGTAAAAAATAATCCTCGCATAAAGATACCTATTATCGGAAATGGCGATATAAAAAGTTCTGAAGATGCTAAAAATGCTTTCGATAAATATGGTGTCGATGGAGTAATGATTGGGCGCGGAGCTATCGGCAAACCGTGGATATTTAAGGAGATAAGACACTATTTAGACACAGGGGAACATCTGCCTCCACTAACTGTAACCGAAAGGGTTGAACTAACTCATATGCACCTTTTGAAAAGCATTGAGAATAAAGGCGAAAAATACGGAGTTTTGGAGATGCGTCAGCATTTTAGCAACTATTTTAAAGGACTTCCGAACTTTAAAGAGACAAGACTGAAGTTAGTTACAGCCCCAACGTATGATGAGGTTGTCGAAATCTTAAACCATATCAAACAAGAGTGGGGCGATATGCCACTACAGAATAATCATTTGGTTGACAATTGTTGTAAGAAATTAGAAAACTTATAG
- a CDS encoding TlpA family protein disulfide reductase: MKKQILFSILMIVIATSLSAQKIPSVDLKTINGKTCNTSSIITNKGKPIVISFWATWCKPCIKELSAFHDNYIDWQEETGVKIVAISIDDTRSMSRVAPFVNAKGWEFEVYCDPNGDFKRAMNVANPPHTFLIDGSGNIVWQHSGYVEGDEEELYKKIKGLKK; encoded by the coding sequence ATGAAAAAACAAATTCTATTTTCTATTTTAATGATTGTAATTGCAACTTCGCTATCAGCTCAAAAAATACCATCAGTAGATTTAAAAACCATTAATGGTAAAACTTGCAATACCTCTTCAATAATAACAAATAAAGGGAAACCAATTGTTATAAGTTTTTGGGCAACTTGGTGCAAACCCTGTATTAAGGAGCTTTCTGCTTTTCACGATAATTATATTGACTGGCAAGAAGAGACGGGAGTTAAAATAGTCGCAATTTCAATTGACGATACCAGAAGTATGTCTCGTGTTGCTCCTTTTGTTAACGCTAAAGGATGGGAGTTTGAGGTTTATTGCGATCCAAATGGCGACTTTAAAAGAGCAATGAACGTAGCAAACCCTCCCCATACATTTTTGATTGATGGTTCAGGTAATATTGTTTGGCAGCATAGCGGATATGTTGAAGGAGACGAAGAAGAGCTATACAAAAAAATAAAGGGGCTTAAAAAGTAA
- a CDS encoding SDR family oxidoreductase gives MRVLVTGVTGFIGSYICQELDNYRDVELVGCVRGDKRLNSLYAKRIKVDFLTDGFENVIAQAKPDVIVHSAAISRVDYCEENRQEAWKVNVEATEKIAKTASKIGARMVFLSSDFVFSGQNQFETEESATNPVSFYGETKVAAEQKVVENCANHLIIRPVLVYGIPLQQGAYNIVTMIAKNSKEGKPLRIVSDQYRTPVFVLDLAKFIVKTVFSTETGVFHAGGVDFVSVYEFAVKIAETFGLDKGLITPVSSAELSQVGTRPPITRFSSQKAREVFGYNPQSIDSVLDYIKRSDKN, from the coding sequence ATGAGGGTTTTAGTAACAGGCGTAACAGGTTTTATAGGAAGCTATATTTGTCAAGAGCTTGATAATTATAGAGATGTGGAGCTTGTGGGTTGTGTTAGAGGCGATAAGAGGCTTAACAGTTTGTATGCCAAAAGGATTAAGGTTGATTTTCTGACCGACGGGTTTGAAAACGTCATTGCTCAAGCTAAACCCGATGTAATTGTCCATTCGGCTGCAATATCGCGAGTGGATTATTGCGAAGAGAATCGTCAAGAGGCTTGGAAAGTAAATGTTGAAGCTACCGAAAAAATTGCGAAAACGGCATCAAAAATCGGTGCTCGAATGGTTTTTCTTAGCTCTGATTTTGTTTTTAGTGGACAAAATCAATTCGAGACCGAAGAGTCTGCCACTAATCCTGTAAGCTTTTATGGAGAGACAAAAGTAGCAGCTGAGCAAAAGGTTGTGGAAAATTGCGCTAACCATTTAATTATAAGACCTGTATTGGTTTACGGAATACCCTTACAACAAGGCGCTTACAATATTGTTACCATGATTGCGAAGAACTCGAAAGAGGGTAAACCTCTGAGAATAGTGTCAGACCAATATCGAACTCCTGTATTTGTTTTGGATTTAGCGAAATTTATTGTTAAAACAGTTTTTTCTACTGAAACAGGAGTTTTCCACGCCGGAGGAGTCGATTTTGTTTCAGTTTATGAGTTTGCGGTAAAAATTGCAGAAACATTTGGTTTAGATAAGGGATTAATTACTCCGGTAAGTTCAGCAGAGTTGTCCCAAGTGGGAACTCGTCCACCGATTACACGTTTTTCAAGTCAGAAAGCACGAGAAGTATTTGGATATAATCCTCAAAGCATTGATTCTGTGTTAGATTATATAAAAAGGTCTGATAAAAATTAA